A genomic stretch from Spiroplasma endosymbiont of Clivina fossor includes:
- a CDS encoding NADP-dependent glyceraldehyde-3-phosphate dehydrogenase, with translation MEKGQALINGKLLSSTNVIEITSPNTLEVIGSVPALSLENINDAFLAAKNVQKQWERLLINERIKFIEQWKQLIIENTDALANLMVLEIAKGKKAAISEINRTIEYIDFTVNEAYRIYPESYTGDAFNVKNKLAIFSRVAKGVVLAISPFNYPVNLSLAKIIPALIMGNTVVFKPASQSSLTGLFLAKLAFDANFPAGVINAVTGKGSVIGDSLVTHPAINVISFTGSDVTGKHITKITSKVDIILELGGKDPAIVLKDCDLAMTAKKIVKGAFSYSGQRCTAIKRVLVDNTIADELVSLIKVETEKLTVGSPNDNADITPIIDMKTSDILQKLVDDALEKKASLVLGNTRKNNLWYPTIIDNVTKDMDIAWIEPFGPVLPIIRVTSIDDEAITLANGSKYGLQASIFTNDIDMAVKIANQLDVGSININDVPQRGPDYLPFLGIKDSGMGVQGIREALLSMTRHKGIVFNWKAEK, from the coding sequence ATGGAAAAAGGTCAAGCATTAATTAATGGTAAGTTGCTTTCTTCTACAAATGTTATTGAAATTACGAGTCCAAACACATTAGAAGTAATTGGTAGTGTTCCTGCTCTTTCGTTAGAAAATATTAATGATGCGTTTTTGGCAGCTAAGAATGTTCAAAAGCAATGAGAAAGATTATTAATTAATGAAAGAATTAAGTTTATTGAACAATGAAAGCAGTTAATTATTGAAAATACTGATGCGCTTGCTAATTTGATGGTCTTAGAAATTGCTAAAGGTAAAAAAGCAGCTATTTCTGAAATTAATCGCACAATTGAATATATTGATTTTACTGTTAATGAAGCATATCGTATTTATCCTGAATCATATACGGGTGATGCTTTTAATGTGAAAAATAAGTTGGCAATTTTTTCGCGAGTTGCTAAAGGAGTTGTTTTAGCAATTTCACCTTTTAATTATCCTGTTAATTTATCGTTAGCAAAAATAATTCCGGCATTAATTATGGGAAATACAGTGGTTTTTAAACCAGCTTCACAAAGTTCTTTAACAGGATTATTTTTAGCTAAGTTAGCATTTGATGCTAATTTTCCTGCTGGTGTCATTAATGCTGTTACTGGTAAGGGCAGTGTTATTGGTGATAGTTTAGTAACCCATCCAGCAATTAATGTTATTTCTTTTACTGGTTCTGATGTTACAGGAAAACATATTACTAAGATTACTAGCAAAGTGGATATTATTTTGGAATTAGGTGGTAAAGACCCAGCCATTGTTCTTAAAGACTGTGATCTCGCAATGACAGCTAAAAAAATTGTTAAAGGAGCATTTAGTTATTCAGGTCAAAGATGTACTGCTATTAAAAGAGTTTTAGTTGATAATACGATTGCTGATGAATTGGTATCTTTAATTAAAGTTGAAACAGAAAAATTAACAGTTGGAAGTCCGAATGATAATGCTGATATTACCCCAATTATTGATATGAAAACAAGCGATATTCTTCAAAAATTAGTTGATGACGCGTTAGAAAAAAAGGCATCGTTAGTTTTAGGAAATACTAGAAAAAATAATTTGTGATATCCAACAATTATTGATAATGTTACTAAAGATATGGATATTGCTTGGATTGAACCATTTGGACCGGTGTTGCCAATTATCAGAGTAACATCAATTGATGATGAAGCGATTACGCTTGCAAATGGTTCTAAATATGGTTTGCAAGCATCAATTTTTACTAATGATATTGATATGGCGGTTAAAATTGCTAATCAATTAGATGTTGGTTCAATTAACATTAATGATGTTCCCCAACGCGGACCAGATTATTTACCTTTTTTAGGAATTAAAGATTCAGGGATGGGCGTACAAGGGATTCGTGAAGCATTATTATCAATGACCCGACATAAAGGCATTGTTTTTAACTGAAAGGCAGAAAAATAA
- a CDS encoding IS1/IS1595 family N-terminal zinc-binding domain-containing protein, with protein sequence MEKIIQELVNTLTDDQFLEFYEKVKQQAELIKKQKRLNEIDQKFRAHGIKCPKCESYHCVKNGHNSEGKQKYLCKNCRASFDAFRNHFIYWSHLNYEQWNLLIQISLLGQSSKTISRFIKTTLKTAWYNRQKLMKSKQLENTQLKFKKLSGKIQIDETFIKEIHKGNFKYKTDPRRIHLDPFATNTKCCIQMAIDNNNNIYVKSTNTKRLQKQWVIENMNKELINENSIITSDMQKLYFLVAKQTNSTLCVTKTTINPEASYRNLNKISKLQSSLKEALIHYHGLGFTNIQNYLNLWKWKYQHKGLTPNQQTAVLYFNV encoded by the coding sequence ATGGAAAAAATAATTCAAGAACTAGTAAATACTTTAACAGATGATCAATTTTTAGAATTTTATGAAAAAGTCAAACAACAAGCAGAATTAATAAAAAAACAAAAACGGTTAAATGAAATTGATCAAAAATTTAGAGCGCACGGTATTAAATGCCCTAAATGTGAATCTTACCATTGCGTTAAAAATGGACATAATTCAGAAGGAAAACAAAAATATTTATGTAAAAATTGCCGTGCAAGTTTTGACGCTTTTCGTAATCATTTTATTTATTGAAGTCATTTAAATTATGAACAATGAAATTTATTGATTCAAATTTCATTGCTGGGGCAATCTAGTAAAACAATTTCTCGTTTTATTAAAACTACATTAAAAACTGCTTGATATAATCGTCAAAAATTAATGAAATCAAAACAATTAGAAAATACCCAATTAAAATTTAAAAAATTATCTGGTAAAATCCAAATCGATGAAACATTTATTAAAGAAATTCATAAAGGAAATTTCAAATATAAAACTGATCCACGAAGAATTCACCTTGACCCATTCGCAACTAATACTAAATGCTGTATTCAAATGGCAATTGATAATAATAACAATATTTATGTTAAATCCACAAACACCAAACGTTTACAAAAACAATGAGTTATTGAAAATATGAACAAAGAATTAATTAACGAAAATTCAATTATTACTTCTGATATGCAAAAATTATATTTTTTAGTAGCAAAACAAACAAATTCTACTTTATGTGTAACTAAAACAACAATTAATCCTGAAGCTAGTTATCGTAACTTAAATAAAATCAGTAAATTACAATCTAGTCTTAAAGAAGCCTTAATTCATTATCATGGTTTAGGTTTTACTAATATTCAAAATTATTTAAATCTCTGAAAATGAAAATACCAACATAAGGGTTTAACTCCAAACCAACAAACAGCGGTATTATATTTTAATGTATAA
- a CDS encoding transposase family protein: MKFKKNNQISDKNFLRLTGIKHTTFNKMLEILKIEELKKRFRRGRTNKLSLENRILMTLEYWREYRTYFHIAKSYDISESSCYRNIKWIEDTLIKHPNFQQLTGQKSLLKDYFKDKTVIIDVTESQIQRPKKDKNSTTQEKRKNTQ; encoded by the coding sequence ATGAAATTTAAAAAAAATAATCAAATAAGTGATAAAAATTTTTTAAGATTAACTGGTATTAAACATACTACTTTTAATAAAATGCTAGAAATTTTAAAAATAGAAGAATTAAAAAAGAGATTTCGTCGCGGAAGAACCAATAAATTATCATTAGAAAATCGTATTTTAATGACTTTAGAATATTGAAGAGAATATAGAACTTATTTTCATATTGCAAAAAGTTATGATATTAGTGAAAGTAGTTGTTATAGAAATATCAAATGAATTGAAGACACTTTAATAAAACACCCTAATTTTCAACAACTTACTGGTCAAAAATCACTATTAAAAGATTATTTCAAAGATAAGACTGTTATAATTGATGTAACTGAAAGCCAAATCCAACGCCCAAAAAAAGACAAAAACAGCACTACTCAGGAAAAAAGAAAAAACACACAATAA
- a CDS encoding transposase family protein gives MKTQVIIEKDSKKIISSDFSYGKNHDFKILKDSKIKFLPETTVLVDLGYQGIQKINHNVLIPKRKSKKNPLNKEEKQNNERISKMRIVIENVFAILKKFKIISEKYRNRRKRFALRFNLIASIYNLQLLV, from the coding sequence ATAAAAACACAAGTTATAATTGAAAAAGATAGTAAAAAAATTATTAGTTCTGATTTTTCTTATGGTAAAAACCATGACTTTAAAATTTTAAAAGATTCAAAAATTAAATTTTTACCAGAAACAACTGTTTTAGTGGATTTAGGTTATCAAGGCATACAAAAAATTAATCATAATGTTTTAATTCCTAAAAGAAAATCAAAGAAAAACCCTTTAAATAAAGAAGAAAAGCAAAATAATGAGCGAATTTCAAAAATGAGAATTGTTATTGAAAATGTTTTTGCTATACTTAAAAAATTTAAAATTATTAGTGAAAAATATCGAAATCGTAGAAAAAGATTTGCTTTAAGATTTAATTTAATAGCTTCAATTTATAATTTACAACTATTAGTTTAA
- a CDS encoding transposase, which translates to MIQISLLGQSSKTISRFIKTTLKTAWYNRQKLMKSKQLENTQLKFKKLSGKIQIDETFIKEIHKGNFKYKTDPRRIHLDPFATNTKCCIQMAIDNNNNIYVKSTNTKRLQKQWVIENMNKELINENSIITSDMQKLYFLVAKQTNSTLCVTKTTINSEASYRNLNKISKLQSSLKEALIHYHGLGFTNIQNYLNLWKWKYQHKGLTPNQQTAVLYFNV; encoded by the coding sequence TTGATTCAAATTTCATTGCTGGGGCAATCTAGTAAAACAATTTCTCGTTTTATTAAAACTACATTAAAAACTGCTTGATATAATCGTCAAAAATTAATGAAATCAAAACAATTAGAAAATACCCAATTAAAATTTAAAAAATTATCTGGTAAAATCCAAATCGATGAAACATTTATTAAAGAAATTCATAAAGGAAATTTCAAATATAAAACTGATCCACGAAGAATTCACCTTGACCCATTCGCAACTAATACTAAATGCTGTATTCAAATGGCAATTGATAATAATAACAATATTTATGTTAAATCCACAAACACCAAACGTTTACAAAAACAATGAGTTATTGAAAATATGAACAAAGAATTAATTAACGAAAATTCAATTATTACTTCTGATATGCAAAAATTATATTTTTTAGTAGCAAAACAAACAAATTCTACTTTATGTGTAACTAAAACAACAATTAATTCTGAAGCTAGTTATCGTAACTTAAATAAAATCAGTAAATTACAATCTAGTCTTAAAGAAGCCTTAATTCATTATCATGGTTTAGGTTTTACTAATATTCAAAATTATTTAAATCTCTGAAAATGAAAATACCAACATAAGGGTTTAACTCCAAACCAACAAACAGCGGTATTATATTTTAATGTATAA
- a CDS encoding integrase core domain-containing protein has protein sequence MAFGYVYDSLGTNNAINAMQRAMKDFGELGITIKRIRTDNAPEFTTTNWSNKKAYKVKERPFTTFLSKNGIIHETTPIRSPQSNGKIERFHRNYNSLFWFKKCGFEIKFDVKQLQIHLNEWYTFYNFKRKHKSLNYKTPFETLNKFIIAK, from the coding sequence ATTGCTTTTGGATATGTGTATGATAGTTTAGGAACCAATAATGCCATTAATGCCATGCAAAGAGCAATGAAAGATTTTGGCGAACTTGGCATAACAATTAAACGCATTCGCACTGATAATGCTCCGGAATTCACTACTACTAATTGAAGTAATAAAAAAGCATACAAAGTAAAAGAAAGACCTTTTACAACCTTTCTTTCAAAAAATGGAATTATCCATGAAACCACACCAATCCGTTCTCCTCAGAGCAACGGAAAGATTGAACGGTTTCACCGTAATTATAATAGTTTATTTTGGTTTAAAAAATGTGGTTTTGAAATAAAATTTGATGTTAAACAATTACAAATTCATTTGAATGAGTGGTACACATTTTATAATTTCAAACGAAAACATAAAAGCTTGAATTACAAAACTCCATTTGAAACTTTAAATAAATTTATTATTGCAAAATAA
- a CDS encoding IS1/IS1595 family N-terminal zinc-binding domain-containing protein, translated as MEKIIQELVNTLTDDQFLEFYEKVKQQAELIKKQKRLNEIDQKFRSQGIKCPKCESYHCVKNGHNSEGKQKYLCKNCRASFDAFRNHFIYWSHLNYEQWNLLIQISLLGQSSKTISRFIKTTLKTAWYNRQKLMKSKQLENIQLKFKKLSGKIQIDETFIKEIHKGNFKYKTDPRRIHLDPFATNTKCCIQMAIDNNNNIYVKSTNTKRLQKQWVIENMNKELINENSIITSDMQKLYFLVAKQTNSTLCVTKTTINPEASYRNLNKISKLQSSLKEALIHYHGLGFTNIQNYLNLWKWKYQHKGLTPNQQTAVLYFNV; from the coding sequence ATGGAAAAAATAATTCAAGAACTAGTAAATACTTTAACAGATGATCAATTTTTAGAATTTTATGAAAAAGTCAAACAACAAGCAGAATTAATAAAAAAACAAAAACGGTTAAATGAAATTGATCAAAAATTTAGATCGCAAGGTATTAAATGCCCTAAATGTGAATCTTACCATTGCGTTAAAAATGGACATAATTCAGAAGGAAAACAAAAATATTTATGTAAAAATTGCCGTGCAAGTTTTGACGCTTTTCGTAATCATTTTATTTATTGAAGTCATTTAAATTATGAACAATGAAATTTATTGATTCAAATTTCATTGCTGGGGCAATCTAGTAAAACAATTTCTCGTTTTATTAAAACTACATTAAAAACTGCTTGATATAATCGTCAAAAATTAATGAAATCAAAACAATTAGAAAATATCCAATTAAAATTTAAAAAATTATCTGGTAAAATTCAAATCGATGAAACATTTATTAAAGAAATCCATAAAGGAAATTTCAAATATAAAACTGATCCACGAAGAATTCACCTTGACCCATTCGCAACTAATACTAAATGCTGTATTCAAATGGCAATTGATAATAATAACAATATTTATGTTAAATCCACAAACACCAAACGTTTACAAAAACAATGAGTTATTGAAAATATGAACAAAGAATTAATTAACGAAAATTCAATTATTACTTCTGATATGCAAAAATTATATTTTTTAGTAGCAAAACAAACAAATTCTACTTTATGTGTAACTAAAACAACAATTAATCCTGAAGCTAGTTATCGTAACTTAAATAAAATCAGTAAATTACAATCTAGTCTTAAAGAAGCCTTAATTCATTATCATGGTTTAGGTTTTACTAATATTCAAAATTATTTAAATCTCTGAAAATGAAAATACCAACATAAGGGTTTAACTCCAAACCAACAAACAGCGGTATTATATTTTAATGTATAA
- a CDS encoding IS1595 family transposase, translating to MSPDCKSFKCVKNGFKNDKQRYLCKNCKSSFDAFRNHFTYRSKLSYEQWDLLIKIAMLGQSSRIIANFINTSTLSAWFNRQKLMKSKQLAKTQKSFKKLSGIIEIDETFIKEIHKGNFKSKDDPRKLYIEPNAKNTKCCIQVAIDENLNIYAQVTNTKRLKRKWVEDNLTNKLIKENSLLKTDMHPLYDLVAIQTKCKLKQVKHNASKKASYYNLKNVSKVQSSIKEFLTHYHGIGFTNIQDYLNLWKWKYQHYGLNPYQQSSLLYFNL from the coding sequence TTGTCTCCTGATTGTAAATCCTTTAAATGTGTAAAAAATGGGTTTAAAAATGATAAACAAAGATATTTATGTAAAAATTGCAAAAGTAGTTTTGATGCGTTTAGAAATCATTTTACTTATCGTAGTAAACTTTCTTATGAACAATGAGATTTATTAATTAAAATTGCTATGTTAGGACAATCTTCAAGAATAATTGCTAATTTTATCAACACTTCAACACTTTCAGCATGATTTAATCGTCAAAAATTAATGAAATCAAAACAATTAGCAAAAACTCAAAAATCTTTTAAGAAACTTAGTGGCATCATTGAAATTGATGAAACTTTTATTAAAGAAATTCATAAAGGAAATTTTAAATCCAAAGATGACCCAAGAAAACTCTATATTGAACCTAATGCTAAAAATACAAAATGTTGTATTCAAGTAGCTATTGATGAAAACCTTAATATTTATGCACAAGTTACCAATACTAAAAGACTAAAACGAAAATGGGTTGAAGATAATTTAACTAACAAACTTATTAAAGAAAATTCGCTTTTAAAAACAGATATGCACCCCTTGTATGATTTAGTTGCAATACAAACTAAATGTAAGTTAAAACAAGTTAAACATAATGCTTCTAAAAAAGCTAGTTATTATAATTTAAAAAATGTTAGCAAAGTTCAATCCAGTATAAAAGAATTTCTCACTCATTATCATGGCATTGGGTTTACTAACATTCAAGATTATCTCAACTTATGAAAATGAAAATATCAACATTATGGTTTAAATCCTTATCAACAATCAAGCTTATTGTATTTTAATTTATAA
- a CDS encoding transposase, which produces MKFIDSNFIAVGQPSKTISRFIKTTLKTAWYNRQKLMKSKQLENTQLKFKKLSGKIQIDETFIKEIHKGNFKYKTDPRRIHLDPFATNTKCCIQMAIDNNNNIYVKSTNTKRLQKQWVIENMNKELINENSIITSDMQKLYFLVAKQTNSTLCVTKTTINPEASYRNLNKISKLQSSLKEALIYYHGLGFTNIQNYLNLWKWKYQHKGLTPNQQTAVLYFNV; this is translated from the coding sequence ATGAAATTTATTGATTCAAATTTCATTGCTGTGGGGCAACCTAGTAAAACAATTTCTCGTTTTATTAAAACTACATTAAAAACTGCTTGATATAATCGTCAAAAATTAATGAAATCAAAACAATTAGAAAATACCCAATTAAAATTTAAAAAATTATCTGGTAAAATCCAAATCGATGAAACATTTATTAAAGAAATCCATAAAGGAAATTTCAAATATAAAACTGATCCACGAAGAATTCACCTTGACCCATTCGCAACTAATACTAAATGCTGTATTCAAATGGCAATTGATAATAATAACAATATTTATGTTAAATCCACAAACACCAAACGTTTACAAAAACAATGAGTTATTGAAAATATGAACAAAGAATTAATTAACGAAAATTCAATTATTACTTCCGATATGCAAAAATTATATTTTTTAGTAGCAAAACAAACAAATTCTACTTTATGTGTAACTAAAACAACAATTAATCCTGAAGCTAGTTATCGTAACTTAAATAAAATCAGTAAATTACAATCTAGTCTTAAAGAAGCCTTAATTTATTATCATGGTTTAGGTTTTACTAATATTCAAAATTATTTAAATCTCTGAAAATGAAAATACCAACATAAGGGTTTAACTCCAAACCAACAAACAGCGGTATTATATTTTAATGTATAA
- a CDS encoding IS1/IS1595 family N-terminal zinc-binding domain-containing protein gives MEKIIQELVNTLTDDQFLEFYEKVKQQAELIKKQKRLNEIDQKFRAQGIKCPKCESYHCVKNGHNSEGKQKYLCKNCRASFDAFRNHFIYWSHLNYEQWNLLIQISLLWGNLVKQFLVLLKLH, from the coding sequence ATGGAAAAAATAATTCAAGAACTAGTAAATACTTTAACAGATGATCAATTTTTAGAATTTTATGAAAAAGTCAAACAACAAGCAGAATTAATAAAAAAACAAAAACGTTTAAATGAAATTGATCAAAAATTTAGAGCACAAGGTATTAAATGCCCTAAATGTGAATCTTACCATTGCGTTAAAAATGGACATAATTCAGAAGGAAAACAAAAATATTTATGTAAAAATTGCCGTGCAAGTTTTGACGCTTTTCGTAATCATTTTATTTATTGAAGTCATTTAAATTATGAACAATGAAATTTATTGATTCAAATTTCATTGCTGTGGGGCAACCTAGTAAAACAATTTCTCGTTTTATTAAAACTACATTAA
- a CDS encoding transposase family protein gives MKTQVIIEKDSKKIISSDFSYGKNHDFKILKDSKIKFLPETTVLVDLGYQGIQKINHNVLIPKRKSKKNPLNKEEKQNNERISKMRIVIENVFAILKKFKIISEKYRNRRKRFALRFNLIASIYNLQLLV, from the coding sequence ATAAAAACACAAGTTATAATTGAAAAAGATAGTAAAAAAATTATTAGTTCTGATTTTTCTTATGGTAAAAACCATGACTTTAAAATTTTAAAAGATTCAAAAATTAAATTTTTACCAGAAACAACTGTTTTAGTAGATTTAGGTTATCAAGGCATACAAAAAATTAATCATAATGTTTTAATTCCTAAAAGAAAATCAAAGAAAAACCCTTTAAATAAAGAAGAAAAGCAAAATAATGAGCGAATTTCAAAAATGAGAATTGTTATTGAAAATGTTTTTGCTATACTTAAAAAATTTAAAATTATTAGTGAAAAATATCGAAATCGTAGAAAAAGATTTGCTTTAAGATTTAATTTAATAGCTTCAATTTATAATTTACAACTATTAGTTTAA
- the rplL gene encoding 50S ribosomal protein L7/L12 — protein MAENNPIKKDTQEEIENKINEEKTDSVKKGNKITKQDIIASLAEMKLIELNELVKAIEEHFNVTASAPVMMQAASQGDGNVAPTEEEEVNVILTKLGDSKIAVIKAVAEITEKPLMEAKKLVEGENPVIKEKVKPEEAEKIKEKLVAAGAGVEIK, from the coding sequence ATGGCAGAAAATAATCCAATAAAAAAAGATACCCAAGAAGAAATAGAAAATAAAATTAACGAAGAAAAAACTGATAGTGTTAAAAAAGGTAATAAAATAACAAAACAAGATATTATCGCTTCGCTAGCAGAGATGAAATTAATTGAACTAAATGAATTAGTAAAAGCAATTGAAGAACATTTTAATGTTACTGCTAGTGCACCAGTGATGATGCAAGCAGCTTCACAGGGTGATGGTAATGTTGCACCGACAGAGGAGGAGGAGGTAAATGTTATTTTAACTAAACTTGGTGATTCTAAAATTGCAGTTATTAAAGCAGTAGCAGAGATTACCGAAAAACCTTTAATGGAAGCTAAAAAATTAGTTGAAGGTGAAAATCCAGTAATTAAAGAAAAAGTTAAACCAGAAGAAGCCGAAAAAATTAAGGAAAAACTTGTTGCTGCTGGTGCTGGGGTTGAAATTAAATAA
- the rplJ gene encoding 50S ribosomal protein L10: protein MFKKLGRGGWMRPAIETKSNIVQEIKTKIASSKSTTIIHYHGFSVQDLTNLKLQLRSEDVSLKIYKNTLVRRALQELSISNLDDILLGPNALVFSATDEIVAPRLLANFAKEHKNLVLKSAILDGKVVLYDELQVLATLPSKNSLISMFASAIISPLINVALAIKAIADKQSTE from the coding sequence ATGTTTAAGAAATTAGGAAGGGGTGGATGAATGCGACCAGCAATAGAAACTAAAAGTAATATTGTTCAAGAGATTAAAACAAAGATTGCATCGTCAAAGTCAACAACTATCATTCATTATCATGGATTTTCTGTTCAAGATTTAACAAATTTAAAGTTACAGTTAAGAAGTGAGGATGTTAGTTTAAAAATTTATAAAAATACATTAGTAAGAAGAGCATTACAAGAGTTAAGTATTAGTAATTTAGATGATATCTTATTAGGTCCTAACGCATTAGTGTTTTCGGCAACTGATGAAATTGTGGCTCCAAGATTATTAGCTAATTTTGCTAAGGAACATAAAAATTTAGTATTAAAAAGTGCTATTTTGGATGGTAAAGTAGTGTTATATGATGAATTACAAGTATTAGCCACATTGCCTTCAAAAAACAGCCTTATTTCAATGTTTGCTTCAGCAATTATTAGTCCATTAATTAATGTGGCTTTAGCAATTAAAGCCATTGCTGATAAACAATCAACAGAATAA
- a CDS encoding IS1/IS1595 family N-terminal zinc-binding domain-containing protein — protein sequence MEKIIQELVNTLTDDQFLEFYEKVKQQAELIKKQKRLNEIDQKFRAQGIKCPKCESYHCVKNGHNSEGKQKYLCKNCRASFDAFRNHFIYWSHLNYEQWNLLIQISLLGQSSKTISRFIKTTLKTAWYNRQKLMKSKQLENTQLKFKKLSGKIQIDETFIKEIHKGNFKYKTDPRRIHLDPFATNTKCCIQMAIDNNNNIYVKSTNTKRLQKQWVIENMNKELINENSIITSDMQKLYFLVAKQTNSTLCVTKTTINPEASYRNLNKISKLQSSLKEALIHYHGLGFTNIQNYLNLWKWKYQHKGLTPNQQTAVLYFNV from the coding sequence ATGGAAAAAATAATTCAAGAACTAGTAAATACTTTAACAGATGATCAATTTTTAGAATTTTATGAAAAAGTCAAACAACAAGCAGAATTAATAAAAAAACAAAAACGGTTAAATGAAATTGATCAAAAATTTAGAGCGCAAGGTATTAAATGCCCTAAATGTGAATCTTACCATTGCGTTAAAAATGGACATAATTCAGAAGGAAAACAAAAATATTTATGTAAAAATTGCCGTGCAAGTTTTGACGCTTTTCGTAATCATTTTATTTATTGAAGTCATTTAAATTATGAACAATGAAATTTATTGATTCAAATTTCATTGCTGGGGCAATCTAGTAAAACAATTTCTCGTTTTATTAAAACTACATTAAAAACTGCTTGATATAATCGTCAAAAATTAATGAAATCAAAACAATTAGAAAATACCCAATTAAAATTTAAAAAATTATCTGGTAAAATCCAAATCGATGAAACATTTATTAAAGAAATCCATAAAGGAAATTTCAAATATAAAACTGATCCACGAAGAATTCACCTTGACCCATTCGCAACTAATACTAAATGCTGTATTCAAATGGCAATTGATAATAATAACAATATTTATGTTAAATCCACAAACACCAAACGTTTACAAAAACAATGAGTTATTGAAAATATGAACAAAGAATTAATTAACGAAAATTCAATTATTACTTCTGATATGCAAAAATTATATTTTTTAGTAGCAAAACAAACAAATTCTACTTTATGTGTAACTAAAACAACAATTAATCCTGAAGCTAGTTATCGTAACTTAAATAAAATCAGTAAATTACAATCTAGTCTTAAAGAAGCCTTAATTCATTATCATGGTTTAGGTTTTACTAATATTCAAAATTATTTAAATCTCTGAAAATGAAAATACCAACATAAGGGTTTAACTCCAAACCAACAAACAGCGGTATTATATTTTAATGTATAA
- a CDS encoding transposase family protein, whose protein sequence is MYKKVKVKIVILHKSLLKLSSWWFFLFYQEFSTKLKETTVLVDLGYQGIQKINHNVLIPKRKSKKNPLNKEEKQNNERISKMRIVIENVFAILKKFKIISEKYRNRRKRFALRFNLIASIDFLQN, encoded by the coding sequence ATGTATAAAAAAGTTAAAGTAAAAATAGTAATTTTACATAAAAGCCTTTTAAAATTATCAAGTTGATGATTTTTTTTATTTTATCAAGAGTTTTCGACAAAATTAAAAGAAACAACTGTTTTAGTGGATTTAGGTTATCAAGGCATACAAAAAATTAATCATAATGTTTTAATTCCTAAAAGAAAATCAAAGAAAAACCCTTTAAATAAAGAAGAAAAGCAAAATAATGAGCGAATTTCAAAAATGAGAATTGTTATTGAAAATGTTTTTGCTATACTTAAAAAATTTAAAATTATTAGTGAAAAATATCGAAATCGTAGAAAAAGATTTGCTTTAAGATTTAATTTAATAGCTTCAATAGACTTCTTGCAAAATTAA
- a CDS encoding transposase family protein has translation MKKNPLNKEEKQNNERISKMRIVIENVFAILKKFKIISEKYRNRRKRFALRFNLIASIYNLQLLV, from the coding sequence ATCAAAAAAAACCCTTTAAATAAAGAAGAAAAGCAAAATAATGAGCGAATTTCAAAAATGAGAATTGTTATTGAAAATGTTTTTGCTATACTTAAAAAATTTAAAATTATTAGTGAAAAATATCGAAATCGTAGAAAAAGATTTGCTTTAAGATTTAATTTAATAGCTTCAATTTATAATTTACAACTATTAGTTTAA